One window of the Allorhizobium ampelinum S4 genome contains the following:
- a CDS encoding sensor domain-containing diguanylate cyclase, translating to MNVMHIASKNPAQHLVIAGGLAIFLALTIWSEVANWTAQVSRMNSYLAQTARAIAQHTDDVIEVAKQPLAGLVFEVQENNSKSVLQSLDLVRRMRELIKTSPYLRSLAYIGPDGRLIESTSDPFSSGLDLSSRSYFKIHQTSTELQPLVDGPYQSPSVKDWFITLSQRMNDDRGQFAGIMVATIDVESFIRFFRSFNMLDNGAFAMMDGAGRVLVRAPLDATAMGTSIADSALYRNAISTSNIGNFQYTSRFDGILRTSGYYKSSNTQITVLVAVSKKAILWYWIDISKPRWICFIVALMVACALGIRLRRQWALKRRDEMIIAAREAEFRLIANASSDLIEKLDDNGIREYVSAAAKSVLGVEADTIVGRSVLDEYDAEARQYWSEALANIAAGSSIERLVFPRIKKTGEIAWLETVITRVRSFDISSGMVAVTRDVTSQRLLQEELDRLANTDELTQLSNKRHFNRQLKSLSAEARMVGTPLSLLVVDVDKFKLFNDTYGHLPGDNCLRKISTEIAAAIRPGTDLAARYGGEEIVILLPGKTASQAHQVGEEIRQRIAALEIIHQKNLPWGHVTVSIGVAEQSPAHDETDEALFVKADKCLYTAKNSGRNKVVSFDENLSAAAA from the coding sequence TTATCTCGCGCAGACGGCAAGAGCGATTGCCCAGCATACGGACGATGTCATCGAAGTGGCCAAGCAACCTCTGGCTGGTCTGGTCTTCGAAGTGCAGGAAAACAACAGCAAAAGCGTTTTGCAGAGCCTGGACCTGGTTCGCAGGATGCGTGAGCTTATCAAGACGTCACCCTATTTGCGCAGTTTGGCCTATATCGGCCCGGATGGTCGGCTGATTGAGTCGACCTCCGATCCGTTTTCATCGGGTCTCGATCTTTCCAGCCGCAGCTATTTCAAGATCCATCAAACATCCACGGAGTTGCAACCGCTTGTCGATGGACCCTATCAAAGTCCGTCGGTCAAAGACTGGTTCATTACCCTGTCCCAGCGGATGAACGATGATCGGGGGCAATTTGCCGGCATCATGGTGGCGACCATTGATGTCGAAAGCTTCATCCGGTTTTTCCGGAGTTTCAACATGCTGGACAACGGTGCCTTCGCGATGATGGATGGCGCCGGGCGGGTTCTGGTGCGTGCGCCCCTGGATGCGACGGCCATGGGCACCAGCATTGCCGATTCAGCTTTGTACCGAAACGCTATTTCAACAAGCAACATTGGAAATTTTCAATATACATCACGATTTGACGGCATATTGAGAACCTCTGGCTATTATAAGAGCAGCAATACACAGATCACCGTACTTGTCGCTGTCTCCAAAAAAGCTATTCTTTGGTATTGGATAGACATCAGCAAACCCCGATGGATCTGTTTTATCGTCGCATTGATGGTCGCGTGCGCTTTGGGCATCCGCTTGAGACGGCAATGGGCATTGAAGCGCCGCGACGAGATGATTATTGCCGCACGGGAAGCGGAGTTTCGCTTGATTGCCAATGCCTCATCCGACTTGATCGAAAAACTGGATGACAACGGTATCCGCGAATATGTTTCAGCAGCCGCCAAATCTGTTCTCGGCGTGGAGGCCGATACGATTGTCGGACGCAGCGTGTTGGACGAATACGATGCCGAGGCCCGGCAATACTGGTCAGAGGCGCTGGCCAACATTGCCGCCGGTTCATCAATCGAACGGCTTGTATTCCCGAGGATTAAAAAAACCGGTGAGATCGCCTGGCTGGAAACCGTGATAACCCGGGTTCGCAGCTTCGATATCAGCAGCGGCATGGTTGCCGTAACCAGGGACGTTACAAGTCAAAGGCTTTTGCAGGAAGAGCTGGATCGGCTTGCCAACACGGATGAATTGACGCAGCTTTCCAACAAGCGTCACTTCAACAGGCAGCTGAAAAGTCTTTCCGCCGAAGCACGGATGGTGGGCACTCCGCTGTCACTGCTTGTCGTTGATGTCGATAAATTCAAGCTGTTCAACGATACCTATGGTCATCTGCCGGGTGATAATTGCCTGCGGAAAATTTCGACGGAAATTGCCGCTGCAATCCGTCCCGGAACCGATCTTGCCGCGCGCTACGGTGGAGAGGAAATCGTCATCCTGCTGCCGGGAAAAACCGCAAGCCAGGCACACCAAGTGGGCGAGGAGATCCGCCAACGGATCGCCGCCCTGGAGATAATCCACCAGAAAAACCTGCCCTGGGGTCATGTGACCGTCAGCATCGGCGTGGCAGAACAATCACCTGCGCATGATGAAACAGATGAAGCTCTGTTTGTGAAAGCCGATAAATGCCTCTACACGGCCAAAAACTCCGGTCGCAATAAAGTCGTCTCTTTCGATGAGAATTTGTCAGCCGCGGCGGCCTGA
- the puuE gene encoding allantoinase PuuE, whose translation MQSETYPRDLIGYGRRTPDPRWPGEARVAVQFVINYEEGGESCILDGDPASENLLSEIVGAAAWPGQRNLNMESIYEYGSRAGFWRLHRMFTALNIPVTVYGVTLAMARNPDAVAAMKEAGWEIASHGYRWLEYKDFPEEIERQHILEAVRLHTEVAGERPYGMYQGKPSDNTLRLVMEEGGFLYSSDNYSDDLPFWVPDLNGKPFLIIPYTLETNDMRFATPQGFNSGDQFFTYLKDAFDTLYQEGAEGAPKMMSVGLHCRLVGRPGRAAALKRFLDYVLSHDKVWTPTRLDIAKHWHAHHKAEW comes from the coding sequence ATGCAGAGTGAAACCTATCCCCGCGATCTCATCGGTTATGGTCGCCGCACCCCCGATCCCCGCTGGCCGGGAGAGGCGCGTGTGGCGGTGCAGTTCGTCATCAATTATGAGGAGGGTGGGGAGAGTTGCATTCTCGACGGCGACCCGGCCTCCGAAAATCTGCTGTCGGAAATCGTTGGTGCGGCGGCATGGCCCGGCCAGCGCAACCTGAACATGGAATCCATCTATGAATATGGGTCGCGTGCTGGTTTCTGGCGGTTGCACCGGATGTTTACGGCCCTCAATATACCGGTGACGGTGTATGGCGTCACGCTGGCCATGGCCCGCAACCCGGACGCGGTGGCGGCGATGAAGGAGGCGGGGTGGGAAATCGCCAGCCACGGCTATCGCTGGCTGGAATATAAGGATTTCCCCGAGGAGATTGAACGCCAGCACATTCTGGAAGCGGTGCGCCTGCATACCGAGGTGGCGGGGGAGCGCCCCTATGGCATGTATCAGGGCAAGCCTTCCGACAACACGCTGCGGCTGGTGATGGAGGAGGGCGGTTTTCTCTATTCCTCCGACAATTATTCCGATGACCTGCCCTTCTGGGTGCCGGATCTTAACGGCAAACCGTTTCTGATCATTCCTTATACGCTGGAAACCAATGACATGCGGTTCGCCACGCCGCAGGGCTTCAACTCCGGCGACCAGTTTTTCACCTATCTGAAGGATGCCTTCGATACGCTCTATCAGGAAGGCGCAGAGGGCGCGCCGAAAATGATGTCCGTCGGCCTGCATTGCCGACTGGTTGGCCGTCCGGGCCGGGCGGCGGCGCTGAAGCGTTTTCTGGATTACGTGCTGTCCCATGACAAGGTCTGGACGCCGACCCGCCTTGATATTGCCAAGCACTGGCACGCCCACCACAAGGCTGAATGGTAG
- a CDS encoding DUF1045 domain-containing protein produces MRYSICYTPSARDPLSLAAASWLGRNVYSDEPVEHPGLAGLGLHEIAFHTALPRRNGFHGCLKAPFALHPEVSEAQLLRELMHFAGIVEPFALPGLEVAKLGDFCGLTLTHPSNQLDRVAALVVQNFDRFRAPLSDAEIERMAPERLSAPQFANLYRWGDPHVLDEYRFYMPLTGPLPLSHRDRLHQAATHYFAPLLQNPVVFANLALFIEREPGAPLVVHSLHPMGRVSARKIA; encoded by the coding sequence ATGCGATATTCAATTTGCTATACACCCTCTGCGCGTGACCCGCTGTCGCTTGCAGCCGCCAGCTGGCTGGGACGCAATGTCTATTCCGATGAGCCGGTCGAACATCCGGGGCTGGCAGGGCTTGGCCTGCACGAGATTGCCTTTCATACGGCCTTGCCGCGTCGAAATGGGTTCCATGGCTGCCTGAAAGCGCCGTTTGCCTTACATCCTGAGGTCAGCGAAGCCCAGTTGCTGCGTGAACTGATGCATTTCGCCGGCATTGTCGAACCTTTCGCACTGCCGGGACTGGAAGTGGCGAAGCTCGGTGATTTCTGCGGTCTGACTTTGACACATCCGTCCAACCAGTTAGACCGGGTGGCGGCGCTGGTGGTACAGAATTTCGACCGGTTCCGCGCGCCGCTCAGCGATGCCGAAATTGAACGCATGGCGCCCGAACGGCTCAGCGCGCCGCAATTTGCCAATCTTTACCGCTGGGGCGATCCGCATGTGCTGGACGAATACCGTTTCTACATGCCCTTGACCGGGCCTTTGCCGCTCAGCCACCGCGATCGCCTGCATCAGGCGGCGACTCACTATTTCGCGCCGCTGCTGCAAAACCCTGTCGTGTTTGCCAATCTGGCGCTGTTTATCGAGCGTGAGCCGGGTGCGCCACTGGTGGTGCATTCACTGCATCCGATGGGGCGGGTCTCGGCGCGCAAGATCGCCTGA